The Oncorhynchus mykiss isolate Arlee chromosome Y, USDA_OmykA_1.1, whole genome shotgun sequence genomic sequence GAGAACCATACATGTCATCCCGTGACTCAAAACGTACTTTGATTTTATCAAAATCGTTTGATTTgtcaacatttggaaagtttacagaCAAAtgtgctgtttccatcaggcctgtcataaTTTGTTTTATTCCACATACTGGAAACCTAATTAGCTGTCTTGACAGTACTGTAGCAAAATGCATCGTGTTCTGTGGTACAGGCTACCACCCTCTGGATAAATTCTGAACTGCATTGTAGTTGGTTTCCATCTCACTTAAAAATATTTAGGTAGCCTATTCTTAGAAGACTTCAAGTCATTTCTAAAACTTTgttacattgtaaataataatttcagGTAAACAGCTGAAAAGCTATTGCTATAAATCGATTAGCCCTAATGCTGTCCAATCGCGACTTGTGTTTTTATGACGTACAATCAAGGTATGAAAAATGGCGGCCTTGTGTAGTGAGTTTGGCGATTTAgttcaaataaaaaaacagcTGATCTCTGTGATATCGCTTTGTAAAGAAAGAGGACTTGTACATAGCGTGAAATGGTAAGAAGCTCTATTCTTGATGTTATGATCATTGTATTTATTTCAGTGAAGAATAGCTTCAGTTGGTGAACTCATAGTTGTTAGCTTGCTAATGCTAACGATTAACTTGCAAGTTTTGTCAAATCTTGCCTATTTTTTTTCAGACCGGTTCAGGCTTTTATTTTCTTAATACGGGTTCATATTGAAGTTGATAAAACATTGCGTTAACTACGTCAGTGATATCACCGATGGTTGTGTGACATTTTTATTTTAGGGCTTCAGAGTTGGCATTTGCCTTGGACCCCCTTCCCAAGAATGAATTACCTCCATCGGCAACTTTTACTGAGGTTTGTGGCTAAAGATAATGTTTTCCTTGTTAATGAGTGATATGAGTGATATGTACAATCGCTGTTACCTCTCTGTCATCCTGGTTGTAGGAGGATGCTCAGGACCTGGATGCTCTTGGCCTGGCCAAGTCCTACTTTGACCTGAAAGAGTATGACCGTGCTGCCTACTTCCTTCGCGGCTGCCGCAGCCAGAAAGCATACTTCCTGTACATGTACTCTCGCTATCTGGTGAGATGGTGTTTCAGCATTCACAGCAACATCACCTCTAGAAATCTAGTTGTCACAATGGGAATAGAGACAATACAATTGTCCTGAATACTTGCAACTCCTCAATGGGGGCCATCCAATGTAGCCTGTCATTTAAGGGATGTTGTCAAATTCTGACACTCATCTGTTTCCAGTCTGGAGAAAAGAAGAAAGATGATGAGACTGTGGACAGCTTGGGTGAGGAGCTAAGCTTTCTTTGACACCAAAATCAAATGGTGTCTCAAGACAGAGTTCAATGTCTTGATTGGTTGTTTTTGCCTGCTGTGATTGGCTGCAGGGCCTCTGGAGAAAGGTCAGGTGCGTAACGAGGCTCTGCGGGAGCTGAGGGTGGAGCTGAGTAAGAAGCACAGTGCTGGAGAGCTGGACGGATTCACTCTGTACCTGTAAGCACCTCGCACTATCACACACactcaaatcaaaataaaatgttatttgtcacatgtgctgaccttacagtgaaatgcttactttacaagcccttaaccaacaatgctttaaaaattaaaataagtgttaagtaaaattAAAATGAAAGTAAccaataattaaagagcagcagtaaaataacaagggaggctatatacagggggtaccagtacagagtcaatgtgcaggggcaccggttagttgaggtaatatgcacatgtaggtagagttaaagtgactatgcatagattataaacagagagtagcagcagagtaaaagaggggtctggttagacctttgattagctgttcaggggtcttatggcttgaggtgtagaagctgttaagaagccttttggagtggtaccgcttgccgtgcggtaggagagagaacagcctgactagggtggctggagtctttagggccttccttcctctgacactgcatgATAttaaggtcctggatggcaggaagcttggccccagtgatgtactgggctgtagacacaaccctctgtagtggcttgcagtcggaggccgagtagtttccataccaggcagtgatgcaacccgtcaggatgctctcgatggtgcagctgaggatctgaggacccatataCAACCTTTTCAGtcccctgagggggaataggccttgtcgtgccctcttcacaactgtcttagtgtgtttggaccatgatagtttgttggtgatgtgaacaccaaggaacttgaaactctcaacctgctccactactatgtgctcggtcctctttttcctgtagtccacaatcatctcctttgtcttgatcacattgagggagaggttgttgtcctggcaccacacgaccaggtctctgacgaCCTCCCCCATATACGTGTACAGTGAGTCTTTAACCTCACAAACCTGCGCGTGTGTGCAGGTATGGGGTGGTTCTGCGGAAGCTGGATCTACTGAAGGAGGCGGTAGATGTGTTTGTGGAGGCGACCCATGCCCTACCTCTACACTGGGGAGCGTGGCTGGAGCTCTGTAACCTCATCACCAACATTGACATGGtaatactcacacacacaactcatacAGATAATTTCTCCTCTGTACCCACTACAGTGGTTCCCAGATCTACTGGACTACATTACATGTCAATGAACTTATAGAATATTACAATGATATACTTGTGGCTCCTCTTGTCAGCTGAAgtccctgtctctgccagacTGCTGGATCAGAGACTTCTTCATAGCCCACATGTACACAGAGCTGCAGATGATCAAAGAGGCCCTGCAGAAATACCAGAGTCTGATTGAGTCCGGCTTCTCCAAGAGCACGTATATCGTCTCACAGATTGCTGTGGCCTACCACAACATCCGAGGTCTGTCAAGTCGATAAAGTAATATGAAGAAACATTCTGCTAGGTATTTTCTTTCCTCTATTCAGTTTCACACCTACGCTTTTCTTTGTCATAGATATTGACCAGGCTCTGGCTCTGTTCAATGAGTTGCGGGAGCAGGATCCCTTTCGCATTGAGAACATGGACACGTTCTCCAACCTGCTATACGTCCGTGTGAGACCCCACTTAATTGACTGTCTCCATCTGTCGGGCTCTGTCTTTATGAacatgtctgactgtctgttgTGTTTCCACAGAGCATGAAGCCAGAGCTCAGCTACCTGGCCCACAACCTGGTGGAGATAGACAAGTACAGGGTAGAAACCTGCTGTGTCATCGGTAAGGACTCTTCTCAAGTCAAAGCCGGACATAAACCCCCAGAACTCTTTACTATGTTCAGTAATCACAGACAGACCTTTCAAAACTTAAGAAGTACAACCAACTCTACCTACAAGTGATATGTTATGTTTCTAATGAGTGCAttctgtctgtcctgtgtgtAGGGAACTACTACAGCCTGCGGTCGCAGCATGAAAAGGCAGCCCTGTACTTCCAGAGGGCTCTGAAGCTGAACCCTCGCTGCCTGGGGGCCTGGACTCTGATGGGCCACGAGTACATGGAGATGAAGAACACTTCCGCTGCCATCCAGGCCTACAGGTCAGACTGACACTCCACTATGGCCCGCTGCCCCAGGCCTACAGGTCAGACTGACACTCCACTATGGCCCGCTGCCCCAGGCCTACAGGTCAGACTGACACTCCACTATGGCCCGCTGCCCCAGGCCTACAGGTCAGACTGACACTCCACTATGGCCCGCTGCCATCCAGGCCTACAGGTCAGACTGACACTCCACTATGGCCCGCTGCCCCAGGCCTACAGGTCAGACTGACACTCCACTATGGCCCGCTGCCCCAGGCCTACAGGTCAGACTGACACTCCACTATGGCCCGCTGCCCCAGGCCTACAGGTCAGACTGACACTCCACTATGGCCCGCTGCCCCAGGCCTACAGGTCAGACTGACACTCCACTATGGCCCGCTGCCCCAGGCCTACAGGTCAGACTGACACTCCACTATGGCCCGCTGCCCCAGGCCTACAGGTCAGACTGACACTCCACTATGGCCCGCTGCCCCAGGCCTACAGGTCAGACTGACACTCCACTATGGCCCGCTGCCATCCAGGCCTACAGGTCAGACTGACACTCCACTATGGCCCGCTGCCATCCAGGCCTACAGGTCAGACTGACACTCCACTATGGCCCGCTGCCCCAGGCCTACAGGTCAGACTGACACTCCACTATGGCCCGCTGCCCCAGGCCTACAGGTCAGACTGACACTCCACTATGGCCCGCTGCCACAGGCCTACAGGTCAGACTGACACTCCACTATGGCCCGCTGCCCCAGGCCTACAGGTCAGACTGACACTCCACTATGGCCCGCTGCCCCAGGCCTACAGGTCAGACTGACACTCCACTATGGCCCGCTGCCATCCAGGCCTACAGGTCAGACTGACACTCCACTATGGCCCCCTGCCCCAGGCCTACAGGTCAGACTGACACTCCACTATGGCCCGCTGCCATCCAGGCCTACAGGTCAGACTGACACTCCACTATGGCCCGCTGCCATCCAGGCCTACAGGTCAGACTGACACTCCACTATGGCCCGCTGCCCCAGGCCTACAGGTCAGACTGACACTCCACTATGGCCCGCTGCCCCAGGCCTACAGGTCAGACTGACACTCCACTATGGCCCGCTGCCCCAGGCCTACAGGTCAGACTGACACTCCACTATGGCCCGCTGCCATCCAGGCCTACAGGTCAGACTGACACTCCACTATGGCCCGCTGCCCCAGGCCTACAGGTCAGACTGACACTCCACTATGGCCCGCTGCCCCAGGCCTACAGGTCAGACTGACACTCCACTATGGCCCGCTGCCCCAGGCCTACAGGTCAGACTGACACTCCACTATGGCCCGCTGCCCCAGGCCTACAGGTCAGACTGACACTCCACTATGGCCCGCTGCCCCAGGCCTACAGGTCAGACTGACACTCCACTATGGCCCGCTGCCCCAGGCCTACAGGTCAGACTGACACTCCACTATGGCCCGCTGCCCCAGGCCTACAGGTCAGACTGACACTCCACTATGGCCCGCTGCCATCCAGGCCTACAGGTCAGACTGACACTCCACTATGGCCCGCTGCCATCCAGGCCTACAGGTCAGACTGACACTCCACTATGGCCCGCTGCCATCCAGGCCTACAGGTCAGACTGACACTCCACTATGGCCCGCTGCCATCCAGGCCTACAGGTCAGACTGACACTCCACTATGGCCCGCTGCCCCAGGCCTACAGATCAGACTGACACTCCACTATGGCCCGTTGCCATCCAGGCCTACAGGTCAGACTGACACTCCACTATGGCCCGCTGCCCCAGGCCTACAGGTCAGACTGACACTCCACTATGGCCCGCTGCCCCAGGCCTACAGGTCAGACTGACACTCCACTAT encodes the following:
- the LOC110509426 gene encoding cell division cycle protein 23 homolog isoform X1, with amino-acid sequence MAALCSEFGDLVQIKKQLISVISLCKERGLVHSVKWASELAFALDPLPKNELPPSATFTEEDAQDLDALGLAKSYFDLKEYDRAAYFLRGCRSQKAYFLYMYSRYLSGEKKKDDETVDSLGPLEKGQVRNEALRELRVELSKKHSAGELDGFTLYLYGVVLRKLDLLKEAVDVFVEATHALPLHWGAWLELCNLITNIDMLKSLSLPDCWIRDFFIAHMYTELQMIKEALQKYQSLIESGFSKSTYIVSQIAVAYHNIRDIDQALALFNELREQDPFRIENMDTFSNLLYVRSMKPELSYLAHNLVEIDKYRVETCCVIGNYYSLRSQHEKAALYFQRALKLNPRCLGAWTLMGHEYMEMKNTSAAIQAYRHAIEVNKRDYRAWYGLGQTYEILKMPFYCLYYYRKAHQLRPNDSRMLVALGESYEKLSQHVEAKKCYWRAYSVGDVERMALLKLAKLHEQLNESDDAAQCYIIYIQDIFFCGLVHMCLQEQLEHAEVSTALRYLGQYYFKNKLYEEASLCAQRCCDYNDAREEGKALLRQISQVRDHMEASNTTPVRRVSPLDLSSFSP
- the LOC110509426 gene encoding cell division cycle protein 23 homolog isoform X2, whose product is MAALCSEFGDLVQIKKQLISVISLCKERGLVHSVKWASELAFALDPLPKNELPPSATFTEEDAQDLDALGLAKSYFDLKEYDRAAYFLRGCRSQKAYFLYMYSRYLSGEKKKDDETVDSLGPLEKGQVRNEALRELRVELSKKHSAGELDGFTLYLYGVVLRKLDLLKEAVDVFVEATHALPLHWGAWLELCNLITNIDMLKSLSLPDCWIRDFFIAHMYTELQMIKEALQKYQSLIESGFSKSTYIVSQIAVAYHNIRDIDQALALFNELREQDPFRIENMDTFSNLLYVRSMKPELSYLAHNLVEIDKYRVETCCVIGNYYSLRSQHEKAALYFQRALKLNPRCLGAWTLMGHEYMEMKNTSAAIQAYRHAIEVNKRDYRAWYGLGQTYEILKMPFYCLYYYRKAHQLRPNDSRMLVALGESYEKLSQHVEAKKCYWRAYSVGDVERMALLKLAKLHEQLNESDDAAQCYIIYIQDIFFCGEQLEHAEVSTALRYLGQYYFKNKLYEEASLCAQRCCDYNDAREEGKALLRQISQVRDHMEASNTTPVRRVSPLDLSSFSP